From Microbacterium sp. LWH11-1.2, one genomic window encodes:
- a CDS encoding FABP family protein, whose translation MLDLPTDLPADLAPLAWLIGVWEGTGVIDYPVGDERLQGEFVHRVSFSHDGGPYLNYSGTATFTGEDQAVSIPLIAETGFWRLSRPASAADPGPALLPPQADVVTRTVDDVESLRAANGAFPIEVSLAHSDGMLELYLGEINGPRVDIASDAVVRAAGTKDYGAASRMYGLVDGHMLWAWDIAALGTPLRAHASARLAKV comes from the coding sequence GTGCTCGATCTGCCCACCGACCTCCCCGCCGACCTCGCCCCGCTCGCGTGGCTGATCGGCGTGTGGGAGGGCACCGGTGTCATCGACTACCCCGTCGGCGACGAGCGCCTGCAGGGCGAGTTCGTCCATCGGGTCAGCTTCAGTCATGACGGCGGCCCGTACCTCAACTACTCGGGGACCGCGACGTTCACCGGCGAGGACCAGGCGGTGTCGATCCCGCTGATCGCCGAGACCGGATTCTGGCGCCTCTCGCGCCCGGCGTCCGCGGCGGACCCCGGTCCGGCGCTGCTTCCCCCGCAGGCCGATGTCGTCACCCGCACGGTCGACGACGTCGAGAGCCTGCGCGCGGCGAACGGCGCCTTCCCGATCGAGGTCTCGCTCGCGCATTCCGACGGCATGCTGGAGCTCTACCTGGGCGAGATCAACGGCCCGCGGGTCGACATCGCCTCGGATGCCGTCGTGCGCGCGGCCGGCACGAAGGACTACGGCGCGGCATCGCGCATGTACGGACTCGTCGACGGGCACATGCTGTGGGCGTGGGACATCGCGGCCCTCGGAACGCCGCTGCGCGCGCACGCCTCGGCGCGACTGGCCAAGGTCTGA